The sequence GCAGCAGTGACTCTTCAAAACGTTGCTTGGGAGAAGGTTTCTAGAGGCTTTGGTGTCTGGGTGTGCCAGAGTCAGTGCTAAAGGGGTCTCAATCTCACTTGCAGCGGACGGTCTCGCAGTACCAGGAGGAAGTGGAGCAAACAACCTCTGCCTTGCGGAAAGCGGAGAAGAGCGTGGTGGAGAAGGAGGTGCAGGTGGAGGAACTCCAGAGACTCCTGGCAGGGATGGAGAAGGTATCATCCCTGAAGCCACAGTGGGGCTGGCTTGaccagcagagctgcctgatCCCTCTGTGCTGGTGTAGTGGGATGGCCTAATGATGCTGAGCTTGGCAGCGCTCAGCGCAGACCCCGTGGACAGCAGTTCCCGCAGCTGTATCCCTTTTTGTACCTGCTGCAGAGTACCGTATGGAGAGTTTGACTTCCTAACCAGGCTTTACCTGAAAGCATCAGACAAAGAGCTATCTTGAGCCTGCACTGGGAACAGctaaaaaaatgactgtttcaGACTTGTGTTTCTCAGGTCTAGAAGATAGGGTTTGCACAGAGCAACCATTTCTTCTAGGTATCCTGGAAACGCTCATGCAGTCTAGACCGCTGCCTGGTTGTTCTTCTCATGGGGGCATTAACACAATCTTCagtcttgattttcttttggcTGTAGTCTGCTCGTAATAATATTAAACTCATAAATCTAAGTTTAGTACGAGTGTGAAGCAGtctgaggctgctgctgcctggcccACCAGCAGGGAAGGAGATGGCTCTGTGCCTTGCACCTAACCTAAGGAGAAAGGAGTGGGATGTCTGCTGTCGGTCATCTCTGTGGCTGCCTTGGCCTGTCTTCTCTTGCATGTAAACTCAGTGCTCGAGAAGACAACCCACAACTCGTTGGAGGGGCTGAGCTGAGCCTGCCTCGCGCTCTGGGTGCTTGTAGTTTGTTGCTTTGTATCGGCTCTGAAAGGGAGGCCAAGGAGCATGTGTTGCAACTTGTTTCCCTGTGTGTAACGTGGCCTCTcgctctgctgcaggagcacgGGAGTTTGCTGCTGAAGATGAAAGAAGGCGAAGCCGAGCTGGCGAGGCTGAGAAGCGTGGAAGGTGACAAGCTCGCCGAACAAGACCGGTGAGGCTCGGCCTCTGGCTCGGCTGCCAACTCCACAGCAAGCCCACGCCGCTGGGTCGGGGTGTCAGCTCGCTGGGGCATGACTGCACATTCCTGCGAAGGGCGTGCTTGCTCTCCGGCTTGCAAAACAGCGCCCTACTCCCGAGAGCTGACTAATCTCCAAATACCTCCCgcagctttgctctgctctgaaaaCGAAGGCTCTGGAGCTGGACAGCTCGGAGACCTCTAGCGGCCACGCTGCGGGCTGGAGAGCTCAGGGCAGGTTTTGCCCTGATGAGGGAGCCTCAAGAATAACCCATTTTTCCTCTCACGTAGAATTTGCCACACTCGGCTTGTATTCATTTGCTCCTGGGGTTAATTGGCAGTGATTTATTTCTTGAAGGCCTTGTTTTGTGGCCTGACTCTTCTTGATATTCCTGTGTCCCTGCAGTCTGTTTCTGGTAGTCCTTGTGGCTCCTGTTTGAATAAGTTTTGTCTCTGCCTCTCCTTACCTTGTCTAGTTGATGTGTTTCCAAAGCTGTGCAGCTCTAGAGACCTGGCTGATGAAAGTTGCTCTGGGCATAGCTAAGCAGGTGCTGGAGGTTTTTCCCCCTTCTTGGGAAGCCACACAGCAGCTCCTGGACtctctatttgtttttcctagGTCAGCCAAGCTAGAGAAGGAGGTGGCCATGCTGCGGGAGAAAATACACCATCTGGATGACATGCTGAAAAGCCAGCAGCGCAAAGTCCGCCAGATGATTGAGCAGGTGAGATGAGCAGGGCTGGTGGGTGCCTCTAGGGTGGCAGGCTGAATGGGGCAGAGCTGGCCCAGGAACAGCCAGAAAGGACTGGGCTCACGGGGTCCTGCTGGGATGGTAAAAATGTGTCTCGAATGAGCTACTTGGAAGCAACTAGTTTGTGGGGGCGATTCCCTTTGCAAACCAAAGGGACGCAGGGTCACAGGGAGCCCCAAGCCCTGTCCCGCTGCCCTGAAGCAGCAATGGACCCTGCAGTGACAACCCACCAAAGGGCTTCAATGTTAGCCATGGTGGCGGTTGTACCCTGGGAGGGAAGGTAATAAAAGCACTACTGCGTGCCCAATTTGGCCTGCTGAAAGAGTTAAATCTCAGCTGTGTGAGCAGAGGCTCCTTCACCTATGGCTTAATTCTCAGGCTTGACTTGAGGCTTTTTTGATTGTTCTTATGCAGATTTTGGGGTTAATGTTGTGGGTGTTCACAGGCAGAAGGTTGGCTGGCTAAGCTGTCCTCCTTTGTAGATGCTTTTCCAGCCCAGGTGTACACAAGAGGGATTTGTAGCTACTGTGAACTTTCTTTTACAGCTCCAGAACTCCAAAACGGTGATTCAGGCCAAAGATGCCATGATCCAGGAGCTCAAGGAGAAGGTTGCTTACTTGGAGGCTGAGGTGAGTCCTACTAGGGCCGTCTCAGGAGGCTGGATGGGGGAGCTGGCTCTGAGCTCGGAGCCTCTTGTTGACGTATCCCGGTGCGACTGGCTTTCGTGCCCGCAGGATGTGGCTGTTATTGTTACAGAAAGGACTTTCGCAGCATGTCAGGTTCTGGGCAAAGCGGCCAGCAGCAAAGCTGTTCCCTTGCAGTGACACCTGCTTCAAGCAGGGCAACGTGCCCTCTGTAGCCCTGAGGGTCGTGCTGTTTCTTGAAGCTAATGTGATGGTTTCTGATGAAGCCGGGGTTGCTGGAGCAGCTGTGAGCTCAAATCGAGTTCAAAATAATCTCATCAAGCCCATTTCTCTGGCAGCAAAACCCTTCTTGCTTACAAAGCTGGAGTTGACTGCGTGCGtgtcagaaattaaaattgcaTTCCAGCCTCTGGGATTGTAATGCGTGTCaaacttctctccttttttggATAAAATCGGAGCCTGCACTGGCAGTTCTAGCACTTTCTTCTCTCCGTGGTGACTTATTTTGCTAATCTCTGCATGGGGACAGTGTGCACGTGCAAAACCCTCTGTGAAGCCAGGCAGAAAGCAGAACTGGCTCTCTGCACCAGCTAGAGAGACTGCACACACATGGATTTCCCTGTTTTCAATTCAGCTGCTAGGCAGATCTTATAAATCATCCCTGTCTCTCCTTTTGGTGAGCAGTTAATCTGGAGGGTTGGGTTTCATTTCCCTCAGGAAAAAGCTGCCACACTGCAAGAGGTTATACTGGAGCATTATTCCTCTACTTCCCAGCAAGCAATTTGTGCCCCAGCAGCCCTTCTGCCCCCTGCCTTCCTGTGCTAACCGTGGCTCCCATCTCTCGGCAGAACCTGGAGATGCACGATCGTATAGAGCACTTGATTGAGAAGCAAGTCAGTCGAGGTGGCCACAGCTCCCGGGCACGCTCAAAATCGGAGTATGTGAGCAGGTATGTGGGGAACACGTAGCCTCCTGTGATGGAGGAGCCTGCCAGGCTGCTCAGTAGCCTCATCTGTGGGTCTGTGTCTCATTTGGGGAAGTAGGAGCTGCAGTCTTGGAGATGGTGCTGGACTCCAGGTTGCTGCCTCTGCCCTTGTGAAATTACTTTGTAGTTACCTGTTTGCAGAGGGGTCTCCTTTCCTATATCCCTCCTTCAGGGGAGTAAAGATCCCTCCTGCGGGTAGTTGAAGGGGGAAAGTCACCTACCAGGGCTGGGACAGGACTTATCCTGCGGGTTTTCCTTTTGGGCTGGCTGAATAAATCCTTCCTCTCTTGCAGCAAACAGGTGACGGGCCCTAAGCCGCTGCCTCTCATTCGAGTGGTGGAAACATGAGTTTCGAGGGCCGGTCCAAGTTTGAAGACTCTCCCCTTGTTATCATTGACTGGACTTCCCTGCTTGGCTGCTGTTCTCTGGCCTCTGCGCTCACAGTCTCCCCTGGACCTGTCAGTGGAGGGCAGCGCCCCTGGAGAACGGTGGCACACTAGGACAATGGTTGCTGGGGAGGTCctggcagaggaaggaggatTAGGAAGTGTCCACAATGCTGTCCCTTGCTGGGTCCCAGGGTTATGTGGATGCCAGTTTGGTGGAGACTGGCTAGAGTGGCTGGGACCAGCTGGCTCTGGTGTGAACCACGCAGTTCTCTACCTGGAGAGCCCAGCTCGCTTTCCCTGGTAAGTCCTGGGTTTGCCTCAGTGGCTCTGTGAGCAGCCTTTGTTTCTGAAGGGCCTCATCCAAACAGAGTCCTCTCCCTTGCCAACATGGACTTGGggtttaacctttttttttttttttttgggggggggggagggggaatcaCTCTTACAAAGAAGAAATCCTCCTGAAACTGGACTCCTTCCTGTAAAAAAGCTCAATGTGTGACAATTTGGGAGCCTCCACCTCTGATCTCCAGCACATCTGGCTGCTCCAGACTTGGCAGAGGCTCACATGGCCAAAATCAGTGTACCGATGCTCTTTGCCCAGTCCTCCAGACCCTTTCTTATGGGAGCAGAGAAATTGTACCCAGTGTACATGTCTAGTGTCTAAACCCAGAGGCTGCCTAGTTTGTACctgtatttatttcaataaattaTTGGTGTCTTCCAATGATGTGGCAACAGGCATAATTGCTGCTGTCCCACTCCAAGGGAGCATATTTGAGAACTGCCTGTCCCATGTTTGAACTGGAAAATACCAACCAGCTTCCTCTGGGCTTGCGAGTTATGAGCTGgtctagtgtgtgtgtgtgtgtgcgtgtgcgtgcgcGCGTGTGTGCCCATGCTTAGTAAAGGAGCTTGGGTAAATCTAGAGGAACGTTGTCGGTGTTCTTACCTACCGGAGAGGTGAGACAACGTGCTGTAAACACACCTTGTAACTTTTGCTACCAAAACCATGTATGCCTTAATCTGTCAGCCTGTAGCCAATTGAATATATGATGTTAACAGTGCATGTACACTGGGATGCGGCGTGGAGttgtttgttaatttttaagcaaagcTGCCTCCTTTGCCTGGTTCCCTGCTTCTGTAGGGGGCAATAGGCACCGCACCTCTTTTCATGCTGGCGTGTCAAACTCTGCTAGACTTGCCGTTCACCTTCCCGGGCGCCTGGGGCTGCGCTGTGGGGCCTCGTCTTCCCCAGAGGGGGTGGTGCAAGATGGCCCCCACCCGTGAGGGGGCTAGGGCCTTGCTCGGGgcctgctgggctgcctgcctCCGGCGGGGTGGGCGGGCTCCCCCGCGGTGGCTGCCTGGGTCCCGCCGGCCCCGCACGCCGATGCGCTCGAAGAGAGGCCAAGAAAAGCCCGTTCTTGgcgcgtccccccccccccccccgcggttGCCATGGAGACAGCTGCGGGCCAGAACTACAACTCCCAGaagcccccgcgccgcgccgccctggACGTCGTGCCCCCCCTAGGGCGGACTACACTTCCCAGCATGCTCCGCGCCGGCCGCTCCGCCTTGCCTTCGGCCTACGTTTCCCATCGGCCCCCggtgagagggagggagggcggAGCCCTACGGtggccggcgcggccgcggcggtcGCGTGACGGGCCGGTGGGGCGCTGCTCGCCAAGATGGCGGACGAGGAGGGCGAAGGGCTGCCGCGCTCGGTGGCGGCGCCGCACCGGaacggcggcggcagcggggccctggcggggccgggcggcccccgcGTCGTCCGCATCGTCAAGTCGGAATCCGGCTACGGCTTCAACGTGCGCGGTCAAGTGAGCGAGGGCGGCCAGCTGCGGAGCATCAACGGCGAGCTGTACGCCCCGCTGCAGCATGTCAGCGCCGTGctgggcggcggggcggccgaCCGCGCCGGGGTGCGCAAGGGGGACCGCATCCTGGAGGTGTGAGTACggggggggccgccgccgccgccggggcacCCGCGCCCTGCTGCCGTCCTCCCTGCTTGGGGGTCCCCTGGGGagaggatggggggggggaggcgccTTCACCCGCCTCGCTGCCGCCCCTCGCCGAGgcctcggggcggggggaggtgAGACTGGGTCTCCTTCAGCGGGGACGCGGGGGTGTGAGCCTCcgtgggggtgtgggggggtCTTTTGGGAGCAAGGCTGGGCTAGCCCCTCCTTCGCTGGAGACTTGGAGAGTCTGGGCtggtctcccccccccccccgggggggctTTATCGGGGGACTGTGCCGGTTTTTCTTCACTAGAGGCTTCGTTGGGGTGGGGGTTCGTGCTGGGAGCGGGGGCTGACCTGGTCTCACCTCCTCTCGCTGGGGTCTTGagtcttttttggggggaggggggtgccAGCCTCTCCCCATTGGGAGCCCTTATGGGGGGCTTGATGTGCCATCCCCTCATCGGGGGTTTTAGGGGACCCCTTTAAGGGGGAAGCTTCTTCTCACTGAGGGCTTTTGGGGACCCTTCTGGGGGTGGCTGGCCGTCACGAGGGCCTTTGGGCCCCTTACGGAAGGGAGTGGGCCAGCCTCCATCTCTCCAGGGGCTTTCAGGGGGTGTTGGCCAGCCTTCCGCTCCTGGGAGCCCCCTTTATGCAGagcacgggggggggggtgtggaCTGGCTCCCTCCTCGCTGAGGGTCCTTGGGTGGTACTTTCTACAGACAGCTTGTGGGCCAGCTTCTCTTTATGGGGGCGTGTGAGCTCGCCTCCCCCTTGCTGAGGTTTGCAGAGGACCTCCTCCTTTCAGTGGAGGGTATGGAGGGATTGAAGGACGCCCCTCTGGGGAGGTGAGGGCCCTTCCTCTGTAGGGAGCCCCTCCAACATGCACGTTTCCCTTGGTGGCCTCCCAGACCTCCCATCCTTGGGGAGAATTTCCCCCCGCACCTCTATTTTGGGGAAGAGCTCTTCAATCCCAGAGCGGGAAGGCCTAATAGATAGCAGATGAGGAAGGAGGTGTGCTGCCATGTCCACCTCCAGCAAGAGAGATTATCTGGAGAGAGGGGGCGGTTAGAGCTGGGGACTGTCCTTGAGGAGGTGGAGAGAGGACATGGAGCCTTTCCCCCAGGCAGTGATGAGAACGCtggaccctccccccccccaaaaaaaaaatcctttgggCAGGACTGAAGTGGGCCTCAGCTGCCCTTTTTGGGGGGACAGCAGAGGGAAGGGGCTGTGGCTGGGGAGGAAGGTGAATGTGGGGCTGCTGCGGGcaaggctggaggaggaggaggcagcgaGGGCACCTCCAAACACACTTGGGATGGGGAGAAAATCCGTTGGGAAGAGACAGGGATGCTCTCAAGGATGGAGTTCAACTGTCCTTCCTTCCCACCACCTGAAGCAGTGTGGTTTGACAGTAcgaagcagagaggaaaacacACACTCGAGGATGGGACTggctagtgatttttttttcttctcgtGTCACTTGGACCTCAGGATG is a genomic window of Rhea pennata isolate bPtePen1 chromosome 31, bPtePen1.pri, whole genome shotgun sequence containing:
- the TUFT1 gene encoding tuftelin isoform X3, whose amino-acid sequence is MNGLRGWCAVLDVRPHGESSPVGKAFAMVANRSSNGHSLASERIKSNDGDEEIIKVYLKGRAEGGVNHEEHVNQLKSEVRYIQEARSSLKKLREDLSSKLENRQGDKQPAQVASDKPNGSWPYPERLRADSWEDQEEDYLGDDVEKIRQTAKRLFAKLQEAEKCHQLEKKAFERTVSQYQEEVEQTTSALRKAEKSVVEKEVQVEELQRLLAGMEKEHGSLLLKMKEGEAELARLRSVEGDKLAEQDRSAKLEKEVAMLREKIHHLDDMLKSQQRKVRQMIEQLQNSKTVIQAKDAMIQELKEKVAYLEAENLEMHDRIEHLIEKQVSRGGHSSRARSKSEYVSSKQVTGPKPLPLIRVVET
- the TUFT1 gene encoding tuftelin isoform X4: MNGLRGWCAVLDVRPHGESSDNLKVLRLTLPNDLPGDRCEQVKQKPVGKAFAMVANRSSNGHSLASERIKSNDGDEEIIKVYLKGRAEGGVNHEEHVNQLKSEVRYIQEVASDKPNGSWPYPERLRADSWEDQEEDYLGDDVEKIRQTAKRLFAKLQEAEKCHQLEKKAFERTVSQYQEEVEQTTSALRKAEKSVVEKEVQVEELQRLLAGMEKEHGSLLLKMKEGEAELARLRSVEGDKLAEQDRSAKLEKEVAMLREKIHHLDDMLKSQQRKVRQMIEQLQNSKTVIQAKDAMIQELKEKVAYLEAENLEMHDRIEHLIEKQVSRGGHSSRARSKSEYVSSKQVTGPKPLPLIRVVET